The Sorangiineae bacterium MSr11367 genome window below encodes:
- a CDS encoding TIGR04552 family protein, with translation MTEEKQPERLKRLEEFTLADLETVRLILRGDSVIDWHRLNLRDEEEVREILLAQEFHPDEPADRTRIEWLKNEAISYLRRHFEYPIPKPVERATIEEMLLLASTRGHRQTCACTILKCMHIIQHLEGRELLFLLPLSDQEIFHVVEEKVYRVIGSMLAGGFPITEFVGGRKNKDSLYTKLLSKQDTVAAQIYDKLRFRIVTRSYDDIFPVMQYLSKRLFPFNYVIPGQSINSMFPFRDYCKNNAHLRPMLPEMQAGKDLDYTPTDNRFTADTYKIIHFVVDMPVRLPRRLLERAPSSAWGLGPVIFVICEFQIIDRETEANNERGEASHAKYKERQKKAVMRRLQLGMREMRLPPGSSGPPSRRKR, from the coding sequence AAAAGCAGCCGGAGCGATTGAAGCGGCTCGAGGAGTTCACGCTGGCGGATCTCGAGACGGTGCGTCTGATTTTGCGCGGCGATTCGGTCATTGACTGGCACCGCCTGAACTTGCGGGACGAGGAGGAGGTGCGCGAGATCTTGCTGGCGCAAGAGTTCCACCCCGACGAGCCGGCCGACCGCACGCGCATCGAGTGGCTGAAAAACGAGGCCATCAGCTATTTGCGCCGCCACTTCGAGTACCCGATCCCCAAGCCGGTCGAGCGCGCCACCATCGAGGAGATGCTCCTGCTCGCATCGACCCGCGGGCACCGGCAGACGTGTGCCTGCACGATTTTGAAGTGCATGCACATCATCCAGCACTTGGAGGGACGCGAGCTGCTCTTCCTCCTGCCCCTCTCCGACCAGGAGATTTTCCACGTCGTCGAGGAGAAGGTTTACCGGGTCATCGGCAGCATGCTGGCCGGCGGTTTTCCGATTACCGAGTTCGTGGGCGGGCGAAAGAACAAAGATTCGCTCTATACGAAATTGCTCTCCAAGCAAGATACCGTCGCCGCGCAGATTTACGACAAATTGCGTTTTCGCATCGTCACGCGATCGTACGACGACATTTTCCCGGTGATGCAATATCTGTCGAAACGACTCTTCCCGTTCAATTACGTCATTCCGGGCCAGAGCATCAATTCGATGTTCCCGTTTCGCGACTACTGTAAGAACAATGCCCATCTCCGGCCAATGCTCCCGGAGATGCAGGCAGGGAAAGACCTGGACTACACCCCGACGGACAATCGCTTCACCGCCGATACGTACAAGATCATCCACTTCGTCGTGGACATGCCCGTCCGCCTTCCGCGCCGCCTCCTCGAACGCGCCCCGTCCAGCGCCTGGGGCCTGGGGCCTGTCATCTTCGTGATTTGCGAATTTCAAATCATCGACCGCGAGACCGAAGCGAACAACGAGCGCGGCGAAGCAAGCCACGCCAAATACAAAGAGCGCCAAAAGAAAGCCGTCATGCGCCGCCTCCAACTGGGCATGCGTGAAATGCGACTACCGCCCGGCAGCAGCGGTCCGCCAAGTCGACGAAAACGCTGA
- a CDS encoding tRNA-binding protein, whose protein sequence is MALALDLRVGTIVRVEAFPEARKPAYKLWIDLGDLGEKRSSAQLTQLYTPESLVGRQVVCVVSLSPKRIGPFTSEVLVTGVDTPEGVVLLALERPVQNGRQVF, encoded by the coding sequence ATGGCCCTTGCACTCGACCTCCGCGTTGGAACCATCGTCCGCGTCGAAGCCTTTCCCGAGGCTCGAAAACCAGCGTACAAGCTCTGGATCGACCTCGGAGACCTGGGCGAAAAAAGGTCCAGTGCCCAACTCACGCAGCTCTACACCCCCGAATCCCTCGTCGGCCGCCAAGTCGTCTGCGTCGTCTCCCTATCCCCCAAGCGCATCGGCCCCTTCACCTCCGAAGTCCTCGTCACCGGCGTCGACACGCCAGAGGGCGTCGTCTTGCTCGCCTTGGAGCGCCCGGTGCAAAACGGCCGTCAGGTCTTTTGA